A genomic window from Roseofilum casamattae BLCC-M143 includes:
- a CDS encoding phycobiliprotein lyase, translated as MLLTPPMTMMDFFRKSEGVWYSERTVHHFDSTVNESGLSNLIINVFGADDPKVQELCEAQNTDPAKAAGGASFAWQDNLDSDREPNPNYAAILVDIPDSDNPSQGYFLRNRGYVEGIPVIGRYQFAADGVLSIETEYERNQGQERSWFLTDDFRVRVSTVKMMNGVNLMSYSSERRCLLPNQLDEMLTEH; from the coding sequence ATGCTACTCACACCTCCTATGACCATGATGGACTTCTTTCGCAAAAGTGAAGGAGTATGGTATTCCGAACGAACCGTTCATCATTTTGACTCGACCGTGAATGAGTCCGGACTTTCTAATCTAATTATTAATGTTTTTGGAGCTGACGATCCTAAAGTTCAAGAACTCTGTGAAGCACAGAATACCGATCCGGCTAAAGCGGCAGGAGGCGCGAGTTTTGCTTGGCAAGATAACTTAGATTCCGATCGCGAACCCAATCCTAATTATGCGGCCATTTTAGTCGATATTCCCGATTCCGATAATCCCAGTCAAGGCTATTTTTTACGCAACCGAGGCTATGTTGAAGGGATTCCCGTTATTGGTCGGTATCAATTTGCCGCTGATGGGGTATTGAGCATTGAAACGGAATACGAACGCAATCAGGGTCAAGAGAGATCGTGGTTTCTGACGGATGATTTTCGAGTTCGAGTCAGTACCGTAAAAATGATGAATGGGGTCAATTTAATGAGCTATTCTTCAGAACGTCGCTGTTTGCTTCCCAACCAGTTAGACGAGATG
- a CDS encoding pentapeptide repeat-containing protein, producing the protein MLSTGNSDRTIDRLGLQPSADRPGIELRQIDLSGIDLNGINLSGASAIAANLSQANLSGANLQGIDLRGANLQEANLQGANLTGAYLNRVQLQSTNLSGAILENARLQVALYDSTTVWPEGFAYHKSGAVGPKASLAGVFLNTAYLRGADLRGANLRGAYLSGTDFTQANLENAALSGANLQKAFLTGANLRNTRLNSTELQGADFRGADLTDATFDQVQNVAGADFSQVRGLSEKAYTILSSRPAKELATWNPFTRNNTGHSLGLKFGV; encoded by the coding sequence ATGCTCTCAACAGGGAATAGCGATCGCACTATCGATCGCCTCGGACTGCAACCCAGTGCTGACCGACCGGGAATAGAATTACGACAGATAGATTTGTCTGGCATAGATTTAAATGGGATAAATTTATCAGGAGCCAGTGCGATCGCAGCGAACCTGAGTCAAGCGAACTTAAGCGGAGCGAACTTGCAAGGCATCGATTTACGGGGAGCCAATTTACAAGAAGCAAACTTGCAAGGAGCAAATTTAACAGGTGCGTACTTAAATCGCGTCCAGCTCCAAAGTACCAATTTAAGTGGAGCGATATTAGAGAATGCGCGATTGCAAGTTGCTCTCTACGATAGTACAACAGTTTGGCCGGAAGGATTTGCCTATCACAAGTCCGGCGCTGTCGGCCCCAAAGCGAGTTTGGCTGGAGTCTTTTTAAATACAGCGTATCTGCGCGGAGCCGATCTGCGCGGAGCCAACTTGCGCGGAGCCTATTTAAGCGGTACGGATTTTACCCAAGCCAACCTAGAAAATGCGGCCTTGAGCGGAGCCAATTTACAAAAAGCCTTTTTAACCGGAGCGAATCTGCGCAATACTCGATTGAATAGCACGGAATTGCAAGGAGCTGATTTTCGCGGTGCCGATCTGACTGACGCGACATTCGATCAAGTCCAAAATGTTGCCGGAGCAGATTTCAGTCAAGTGCGCGGATTAAGTGAAAAAGCCTACACAATCTTATCGAGTCGTCCGGCGAAAGAGCTGGCAACGTGGAATCCGTTCACCCGGAACAATACGGGACACAGTTTAGGACTAAAATTTGGAGTTTAG
- a CDS encoding serine/threonine-protein kinase: MVWQPGHQLQDGKYTITLQLGEGGFGITYLAQLKGGNPVVVKTLNEKIRQKKDFEKCQQDFLNEALWIAKCSHPHILRVEELIQEEGVWCIVMEYIEGTNLGNLVDAEGALPEEEALHYIRQVGDALNTIHHQGFLHRDVKPLNILRRKDRASAVLIDFGMVRKFMPNLVQNHTAYVSKGFAPIEQYDWRAFRGAYTDVYGLAATLYALLTEEVPESAGNRDRRVARNQDDPLIPPQQLNPLIGDRTNQAILDGMALEPEDRPQSIREWFDLLGIELISPPWEALVPVGNTEGQWPSAVGMDYSHLQQLLDARDWQAADKHTEQLLLEMCDRTVEGRLAEKQVKHLPGRDLRTLDRLWVNASNGHFGFSVQNRIWRSADKNYEAFGDLIGWRTPERSWLAYADLIFDLSAPEGHLPTWGRRGRLWPYLGTRLKRCGL, translated from the coding sequence ATGGTTTGGCAACCCGGACATCAATTGCAAGATGGTAAATATACCATTACCCTGCAACTCGGCGAGGGAGGATTTGGGATTACTTACCTCGCCCAACTTAAAGGTGGAAACCCAGTAGTTGTGAAAACCTTAAACGAGAAAATCCGACAAAAAAAAGACTTCGAGAAATGTCAACAAGACTTTCTCAACGAAGCCCTATGGATTGCTAAATGCTCCCATCCTCATATTCTTCGCGTCGAAGAATTGATTCAAGAAGAGGGAGTCTGGTGCATTGTCATGGAATATATTGAGGGAACCAACCTCGGTAACTTAGTCGATGCCGAGGGAGCACTTCCCGAAGAGGAAGCCCTTCACTATATCCGACAAGTCGGAGATGCGCTCAACACCATACATCATCAGGGATTCTTGCATCGAGATGTCAAACCCCTGAATATTCTGCGGCGCAAGGATCGAGCCTCAGCCGTGCTGATTGACTTTGGCATGGTGCGCAAGTTTATGCCCAACCTGGTGCAAAACCATACAGCTTATGTGAGCAAAGGATTTGCACCCATCGAGCAGTATGACTGGCGGGCCTTTCGCGGAGCCTATACCGATGTTTATGGATTAGCAGCCACTCTCTATGCACTGCTCACCGAAGAAGTCCCCGAGTCTGCCGGGAATCGCGATCGCCGAGTGGCCCGCAACCAGGACGATCCGCTAATTCCTCCCCAACAGCTCAATCCGCTGATCGGCGATCGTACGAACCAAGCAATCCTCGATGGCATGGCCCTCGAACCGGAAGACCGGCCGCAATCAATCCGCGAATGGTTTGACCTATTAGGGATCGAGCTGATCTCTCCCCCTTGGGAAGCACTCGTTCCGGTTGGGAATACTGAAGGTCAATGGCCCTCCGCTGTTGGCATGGACTACAGTCACTTGCAACAATTGCTGGACGCTCGAGACTGGCAAGCCGCCGATAAGCACACCGAACAGTTGCTGCTCGAAATGTGCGATCGCACCGTGGAAGGACGGCTCGCCGAAAAACAAGTCAAACACTTACCCGGTCGGGATTTGCGTACCCTCGATCGACTCTGGGTAAACGCCAGCAACGGGCACTTCGGCTTTAGCGTACAAAACCGCATCTGGCGCAGTGCAGACAAAAACTACGAAGCCTTTGGAGACCTCATTGGTTGGCGCACTCCAGAGCGATCGTGGTTAGCCTACGCCGACCTCATCTTCGACCTCAGCGCTCCCGAAGGCCATCTCCCCACTTGGGGACGACGGGGGCGCTTATGGCCCTATCTCGGCACGCGACTCAAACGTTGCGGACTTTAG